GGAATCCTGCACATACCGTTACTCCTCCAGCTTATCCTGTGGAGTCTCTTCCTCTTCTATTATCTTCCTTCCAGCGGCAACCATGTCTATGCTATGAACAACGCCACCAAACTCTTCTATTGTCCTTACTATCTCATCATAATTCAAGTTGTCACCGACTATTGTAACCTTTATGTTTTCTGTCTCCTTGTCTATTTCAACCAGGGTAATGTTAACTCCTTCAACCCCCTCAAGCTCGCTCAATCCTAAGGCAAGCTCAGTGACTAAGGGTTGATGAGGTTTTAAAACATCTAAAACAAGAAGTCTAATACCCCTGGCCATCACCTTTCACCGCTTTAATATTGATCCTAACCTTTTAAGGAGCTCTAAATATTCCTCATCCCTGGCCAGTTCAGCAGTTGACAACCACTCAATGGCATGAATTATATCCTCATTGGAAAAATCCTTTAAGGCATCTTCCTTCTCCTCAATATATTTTGAAATCCTAACCGTTGCATCAAACTCCTTCTGTGACATCCTATCCATAATGTTAAGAAGCTCATTCTCTTCAAACTGATAACCAAGCCTCTTGAATATGTCAATTTTTGTTTTAAGCCTTGATCTAGCTATGTACCTTAATTCTTCGTCTCCTAAATAGAGGTTTATGTAGAACACGTCAGCAGTTCTACCGTAGTACTTCTCCACAAGGTTACCTTTCATCTCCGTTCTCTTAACTTCTACCAATCCAGCCTCTTTTAGCTTTTCTATGTGGTGATATATAGTCTGCGGTGTTTTACCGAGTATCTCACTAAGCTGGGAGATCGTCATTTCTTTATTCCTGAGTAGCTTTAGGATCTTCCTTCTGGTATCCTCCAGCATCACCTTAATAACCTCTGGATCCGTGATCACTTTGACCTTTTTCGCCATCCTTTTCAGCCTCCAGAATTTTAACGCTCTGATAAATGTTTTAACGCTTTTCCAATATAACTTTTTCCTCTGTAAAAGAAAACGTTGGCGGGCCCGGCGGGATTCGAACCCGCGACCTCCGGCTTAGAAGGCCGGCGCCCTATCCTGCTAGGCTACGGGCCCACTCGGAGAAAAGTTATGAAATTGATTTATAAATTTTGTCTCTTGATCATCCTCACCCATATCCCACTCTTACCCACCTTTTTAAATCCAAATTTCTCATAAAGGTTCATGGCCCCATAATTCTTTTCACCTACCCAGAGTTCTATGGTATCATTGTATTTCCCCAAGAAGTCAAGACAAGTTATTAGTAGTTTCCTTCCTATACCCTTCCCCTGAAACTTTTTATCAACCACGAACTCATGAATAGCACCGACTATCCTCCCCTCATACTTACTAAACCAATCCTTGTCGCAGACTATAAATCCCACAATCTTATCCCCAACCTTAGCTACAAAGAAACCATCAGAGGCTTTTTTCCAACACCACTTTATATAATTCCTAGCATAATCTCGCCCCTCTCCCCCATATTCTTCCAATCCTTCATAACCACTCATGTAAACATCTATTAACTCATTCAAT
This Pyrococcus horikoshii OT3 DNA region includes the following protein-coding sequences:
- a CDS encoding DUF211 domain-containing protein, with the translated sequence MARGIRLLVLDVLKPHQPLVTELALGLSELEGVEGVNITLVEIDKETENIKVTIVGDNLNYDEIVRTIEEFGGVVHSIDMVAAGRKIIEEEETPQDKLEE
- a CDS encoding ArsR/SmtB family transcription factor, producing the protein MAKKVKVITDPEVIKVMLEDTRRKILKLLRNKEMTISQLSEILGKTPQTIYHHIEKLKEAGLVEVKRTEMKGNLVEKYYGRTADVFYINLYLGDEELRYIARSRLKTKIDIFKRLGYQFEENELLNIMDRMSQKEFDATVRISKYIEEKEDALKDFSNEDIIHAIEWLSTAELARDEEYLELLKRLGSILKR
- a CDS encoding GNAT family N-acetyltransferase yields the protein MDEIKIEKLKKLDKKALNELIDVYMSGYEGLEEYGGEGRDYARNYIKWCWKKASDGFFVAKVGDKIVGFIVCDKDWFSKYEGRIVGAIHEFVVDKKFQGKGIGRKLLITCLDFLGKYNDTIELWVGEKNYGAMNLYEKFGFKKVGKSGIWVRMIKRQNL